The Chitinivorax sp. PXF-14 genome contains a region encoding:
- a CDS encoding PIG-L deacetylase family protein produces the protein MSAQANPYLKLVTQFAGLLGQAQPLFPQRVAPAPAVPASPDAPLCLICSPHPDDECIVGALPLRLKREAGYRVLNLAITLGSKLERRAGRRQELRHACDYLGFELAVCGDDGFGGVSLASRDADASAWQDKVAALAAVFTRHAPALLVFPHAADGSATHIGVHWLVRDALQASGHACLTAQTEFWHPLADPNLMLETSLADTADLIAALACHVGEVQRNPYHLRLPAWMADNVRRGAEMIAGSGSTAPDYAFATLYRIARWDGAAFGPALPPALLGAADALSGWLATASSGKPSPA, from the coding sequence ATGTCTGCCCAAGCGAATCCCTATCTGAAACTGGTCACGCAATTCGCCGGCCTGCTCGGGCAGGCGCAGCCCTTGTTCCCGCAGAGGGTGGCCCCGGCGCCCGCCGTGCCGGCAAGCCCGGATGCGCCGCTATGCCTGATCTGTTCGCCTCACCCGGACGACGAATGCATCGTCGGTGCGCTGCCCCTGCGCCTCAAGCGCGAGGCGGGTTATCGCGTGCTCAATCTGGCGATCACGCTCGGTAGCAAGCTCGAGCGCCGTGCCGGACGGCGGCAAGAGCTGCGCCATGCCTGCGATTATCTCGGCTTCGAGCTGGCGGTGTGCGGCGATGACGGGTTCGGCGGCGTCAGCCTGGCGAGCCGCGACGCCGATGCCAGTGCGTGGCAGGACAAGGTGGCGGCGCTCGCCGCGGTGTTCACCCGCCATGCGCCGGCCCTGCTGGTGTTCCCGCATGCGGCGGACGGCTCGGCCACGCATATCGGCGTGCATTGGCTGGTGCGCGATGCACTGCAGGCCTCGGGCCATGCCTGCTTGACGGCGCAGACCGAGTTCTGGCACCCGCTCGCTGACCCGAACCTGATGCTCGAAACCTCGCTGGCCGACACGGCCGACCTGATCGCGGCGCTGGCCTGTCATGTCGGCGAGGTCCAGCGCAATCCCTACCACCTCAGGCTACCGGCGTGGATGGCCGACAACGTGCGGCGCGGTGCCGAGATGATCGCGGGCAGCGGCAGTACGGCGCCCGACTACGCGTTCGCGACGCTCTACCGCATCGCCCGCTGGGACGGCGCGGCATTCGGGCCGGCCTTGCCGCCGGCCCTGCTTGGCGCCGCCGATGCGCTGAGCGGCTGGCTTGCCACGGCCAGCTCCGGTAAGCCCAGCCCTGCCTAG
- the thpR gene encoding RNA 2',3'-cyclic phosphodiesterase, whose translation MAAAIAGVSPAPLRLFFALWPTPAQQDTMAAVASQMQRQCGGRRVATPLLHLTLAFLGETAPERVTELTRLAAAIEFTPFSLTLTRAGVWSRSGIGWLAPADIPAPLQTLVDQLNAALGQAGFPLEHRRFKPHVTVLRKALRVPAAPLAVEMSWPVAGFALLQSTLGRGGPAYRVLAAWPGQP comes from the coding sequence GTGGCTGCAGCAATTGCCGGCGTGAGCCCGGCACCGCTACGCCTGTTCTTCGCGCTGTGGCCCACGCCGGCGCAGCAAGACACGATGGCCGCCGTCGCCAGCCAGATGCAACGGCAATGCGGCGGCCGGCGTGTGGCGACGCCGCTGCTGCACCTGACGCTGGCCTTCCTCGGCGAAACGGCCCCCGAGCGCGTGACGGAGCTGACCCGGCTGGCCGCCGCCATCGAATTCACCCCCTTCTCGCTGACGCTCACGCGCGCCGGCGTCTGGTCGCGCAGCGGCATCGGCTGGCTGGCGCCGGCGGACATCCCGGCGCCGCTGCAGACATTGGTCGATCAGCTCAACGCGGCGCTCGGCCAGGCGGGCTTCCCGCTCGAGCATCGCCGCTTCAAGCCGCATGTCACCGTGCTGCGTAAGGCCCTGCGCGTGCCGGCAGCGCCATTGGCAGTGGAGATGAGCTGGCCGGTGGCCGGCTTCGCGCTGCTGCAATCGACCCTGGGCCGGGGCGGCCCCGCGTACCGCGTGCTCGCCGCCTGGCCCGGGCAGCCCTAG
- a CDS encoding lipase secretion chaperone — protein sequence MGKTLLLSAAALGAVAVFGAYAGFHQTTATTITTAPQAAASEPAAFARSFVDTRPDGELAGGNGELKLSPELLRRFDYYLSAIGERSLADIQAAIERDLTRELKPADAARAKHILAQYLAFKRALADVRQDRALGGQTLDAMRVRLASIRQTRSRFFTPTEIQALFGDDDTQADLALDRLAIQRNASLSLAQKQARLAELDARLSPQQRAEREAPVQHQTLAAQVDAARAHGASDADVLALRTAAVGGEAAERLAALDREDAAWKARIHDYLAERSRVLANTQLAPADRDAALARLRDARFDSQEQLRLPAYEPQPAG from the coding sequence ATGGGCAAGACGCTCCTGTTATCGGCAGCCGCGCTCGGCGCGGTTGCCGTTTTTGGCGCCTATGCAGGCTTTCATCAAACCACGGCAACCACCATCACCACGGCACCGCAGGCGGCAGCGAGCGAGCCGGCGGCATTCGCCCGCTCGTTTGTCGATACACGGCCAGATGGCGAGCTGGCAGGCGGAAACGGCGAATTGAAATTGTCACCCGAGCTGCTGCGCCGCTTCGACTATTACCTGTCGGCGATCGGCGAGCGCAGCCTGGCCGACATCCAGGCCGCCATCGAGCGCGACCTCACGCGCGAGCTCAAGCCGGCCGACGCCGCGCGCGCCAAGCATATCCTCGCCCAATACCTTGCCTTCAAGCGCGCGCTGGCGGATGTCCGGCAGGACCGCGCACTGGGCGGGCAGACGCTCGACGCGATGCGCGTGCGGCTCGCCAGCATCCGCCAGACACGCAGCCGCTTCTTCACCCCGACCGAAATCCAGGCGCTGTTCGGCGACGACGACACGCAGGCCGACCTGGCGCTCGATCGCCTCGCCATCCAGCGCAATGCCTCGCTGAGCCTGGCGCAGAAGCAGGCCCGGCTGGCCGAGCTCGACGCCCGCCTGAGCCCGCAGCAGCGGGCCGAGCGCGAAGCGCCGGTGCAGCACCAGACGCTGGCGGCACAGGTCGATGCGGCGCGTGCACACGGCGCCAGCGATGCCGATGTGCTGGCCCTGCGCACGGCGGCGGTAGGGGGCGAGGCGGCAGAGCGGCTGGCCGCGCTCGATCGCGAAGATGCCGCGTGGAAGGCGCGCATCCACGATTATCTGGCAGAACGCAGCCGTGTGCTGGCCAACACCCAACTCGCCCCGGCCGACCGCGATGCGGCGCTGGCGCGGTTGCGCGACGCACGCTTCGATAGCCAGGAACAACTGCGCCTGCCGGCCTACGAGCCGCAACCGGCCGGCTGA
- a CDS encoding phospholipase: MKARLAVGLALMFGFHTAAHAWAQETHRRIVLDAVEYMKNHPDTTNYNKLLAGVTRAGYTIDQFAQALGQGAYDVDDFSDTYICGAVTGDCEQAPVWGLGSGIVKYTSYWHFQNHTAGADVHGNPFGGYNYAKLTQAGDIDKLAASWLYGDYLDDGAGGMKGWFGDGSKYNSYGATEAHYRLGGYSSASMYADFEKMPFQPIDNLGQYWFQQFLSRPTAQSLGFVLHATDLLQPHHTWTTSAHNHSGWETWVNDYYYSENLNDPALVKAALADFMPLAANAVDIRGLLTQGGTYSYANGGIVLSSTDTTDRRSVGKKTVPHAIAMVVHVLNRAAERLVQ, translated from the coding sequence ATGAAAGCAAGACTGGCTGTTGGCCTGGCCCTGATGTTTGGCTTTCACACCGCTGCCCATGCCTGGGCGCAGGAGACGCACCGCCGTATCGTGCTCGATGCCGTCGAGTACATGAAGAATCACCCCGACACGACGAACTACAACAAGCTGCTGGCTGGCGTGACGCGCGCAGGCTATACCATCGACCAGTTCGCGCAGGCGCTCGGCCAGGGTGCCTATGACGTCGATGATTTTTCCGACACCTATATCTGCGGCGCCGTCACCGGCGACTGCGAGCAGGCGCCGGTATGGGGGCTCGGCTCGGGTATCGTCAAGTACACCTCGTACTGGCACTTCCAGAACCACACGGCGGGCGCCGACGTGCACGGCAACCCGTTCGGCGGCTACAACTATGCCAAGCTCACCCAGGCCGGCGATATCGACAAGCTGGCAGCCTCGTGGCTGTATGGCGACTACCTCGACGACGGCGCCGGCGGCATGAAGGGCTGGTTCGGCGACGGCAGCAAATACAACAGCTATGGCGCTACCGAGGCCCATTACCGCCTGGGCGGCTATTCCAGCGCGTCGATGTATGCCGATTTCGAGAAGATGCCGTTCCAGCCGATCGATAACCTCGGCCAGTACTGGTTCCAGCAGTTCCTGTCGCGGCCGACCGCGCAGAGCCTGGGTTTCGTGCTGCACGCCACCGACCTGCTGCAGCCGCATCACACCTGGACCACCTCGGCCCACAACCACAGCGGCTGGGAGACCTGGGTCAACGACTACTATTACAGCGAGAACCTCAACGACCCGGCGCTGGTCAAGGCCGCCCTGGCCGACTTCATGCCGCTCGCCGCCAACGCAGTGGATATCCGCGGCCTGCTGACGCAAGGCGGCACCTACTCCTACGCCAATGGCGGCATCGTGCTGTCCTCGACCGACACCACCGACCGCCGCAGCGTGGGCAAGAAGACCGTTCCGCACGCCATCGCCATGGTGGTGCATGTGCTGAACCGCGCAGCCGAGCGGCTGGTACAGTAG
- a CDS encoding alpha/beta hydrolase, with amino-acid sequence MCHVLSVILVLLALASPCAAVQMPDGKYLDGKGSKVAVILAHGQGMSADSQVVSPLRKAINKALGFHTLSLQMPTLPGRISLELSLKYIDTFPDAYARIQAGIDFLKQEKGVERIYLMGYSMGGRMTTAFLANNPAPDVVGYIGVGLMGGGPPPLNSNMNLPRIKLPVIDVYAENDKDAQFAANRRWLVSERYVQVPIAGARHDYKGHEDEVVRAVLDWLRQREQP; translated from the coding sequence ATGTGCCACGTGCTGTCCGTCATCCTTGTCCTATTGGCGCTCGCCAGCCCCTGTGCCGCCGTGCAGATGCCGGATGGCAAGTATCTCGACGGCAAGGGCTCGAAAGTTGCCGTCATCCTGGCCCACGGCCAGGGCATGAGCGCGGACTCCCAGGTCGTCAGTCCGCTGCGCAAGGCCATCAACAAGGCGCTTGGCTTCCATACCCTGTCCCTGCAGATGCCCACGCTGCCGGGCCGCATCTCGCTCGAACTCTCGCTCAAGTACATCGACACCTTCCCCGATGCCTATGCCCGCATCCAGGCCGGCATCGACTTTCTCAAGCAGGAAAAGGGCGTCGAGCGCATCTACCTGATGGGCTACAGCATGGGCGGCCGCATGACGACGGCCTTTCTGGCCAACAACCCCGCACCCGATGTCGTCGGCTATATCGGCGTCGGGCTGATGGGCGGCGGGCCGCCACCGCTGAACAGCAATATGAACCTGCCACGCATCAAGCTGCCGGTCATCGACGTCTACGCCGAAAACGACAAGGACGCCCAATTCGCGGCAAACCGCCGATGGCTCGTTTCCGAACGCTACGTCCAGGTGCCCATCGCGGGTGCCAGGCATGACTACAAGGGGCATGAGGACGAGGTCGTGCGCGCGGTGCTCGACTGGCTCAGACAGCGGGAGCAGCCGTGA
- a CDS encoding alpha/beta hydrolase has protein sequence MFAFKHKPRLELEVLHRPAEGQARPTPLLFIHGAYAAAWCWEEHYLPYFASHGYECHALSLRGHGGSEGHEYLALTSLDDYLADIEQVIRDLPAPPVLIGHSMGGLLAQLYLQKHPVPGIVLLASVPPEGLIGSALQLGFREPQAFLELNLIHASDGRMATIAGIRRTLFSDALSEKEVVKYLMRFQPESHRAVLDLSFLPFRPSYPAAPVPMLVLGAEKDGLFPPYMIHATASRFGTRAEIFPGMAHVMMLEPDWQKPAERILAWLQQLPA, from the coding sequence ATGTTCGCTTTCAAACACAAGCCGCGCCTCGAACTCGAAGTGCTGCACCGCCCGGCCGAGGGCCAGGCCAGGCCCACACCGCTGCTGTTCATCCACGGCGCCTATGCCGCCGCCTGGTGTTGGGAGGAGCACTACCTGCCCTATTTCGCCAGCCACGGCTACGAGTGCCATGCGCTGAGCCTGCGTGGCCACGGCGGCAGCGAGGGCCATGAATACCTGGCGTTGACGAGCCTCGACGACTACCTGGCCGATATCGAGCAGGTGATCCGCGATCTGCCGGCACCGCCGGTGCTGATCGGGCATTCGATGGGCGGGCTGCTCGCCCAGCTGTATCTGCAGAAGCACCCGGTGCCGGGCATCGTCCTGCTCGCCTCGGTGCCCCCCGAGGGGCTGATCGGCTCGGCGCTGCAGCTGGGTTTCCGCGAGCCCCAGGCGTTTCTCGAGTTGAACCTGATCCACGCGAGCGACGGCCGCATGGCAACGATCGCCGGCATCCGCCGCACGCTGTTTTCCGATGCGCTGTCGGAGAAGGAGGTGGTCAAGTACCTGATGCGCTTCCAGCCCGAATCGCACCGCGCGGTGCTGGATCTGTCCTTCCTGCCGTTCCGGCCGTCCTACCCGGCGGCCCCGGTGCCGATGCTCGTGCTCGGTGCCGAGAAGGATGGGCTGTTCCCACCCTACATGATCCACGCCACCGCCAGCCGCTTCGGCACGCGCGCCGAGATCTTCCCCGGCATGGCGCACGTGATGATGCTGGAGCCCGACTGGCAGAAGCCGGCCGAGCGCATCCTGGCGTGGCTGCAGCAATTGCCGGCGTGA
- a CDS encoding TetR/AcrR family transcriptional regulator → MMVLIASFIRSYLSASFDSSIKATIVAFICGVKAFPTEVSMNGNEMAEAEAPKKGRHQGGRSARVVAAVHAATLALLNECGYERMEIPEIAERAQVNKTSIYRRWPSKMELMLDVALAWIGEALPTPDTGSLEGDLTALLGKLTAVLATPFARGALKALIGLDERAAATQQVRSAFWNARFEAAGIIVERAIQRGELPSETNARHLLEFAAAPLFYRTLITGEATVEADIDRLARQACLAFGRQPARKP, encoded by the coding sequence ATGATGGTCTTGATTGCGAGCTTCATCAGAAGCTACCTTTCCGCCAGTTTTGATTCTTCGATAAAAGCAACTATAGTTGCTTTTATTTGTGGCGTAAAAGCATTCCCAACGGAGGTTTCGATGAACGGTAACGAGATGGCGGAGGCCGAGGCGCCAAAGAAAGGCCGGCATCAGGGCGGGCGTTCGGCACGGGTGGTGGCTGCGGTGCATGCGGCCACGCTGGCGCTATTGAACGAGTGCGGATACGAGCGGATGGAGATTCCCGAGATCGCCGAACGGGCTCAGGTCAACAAGACCTCCATCTATCGCCGCTGGCCCAGCAAGATGGAGCTGATGCTCGATGTGGCCCTGGCCTGGATCGGCGAAGCCCTCCCCACCCCGGATACGGGCAGCCTCGAAGGCGACCTCACGGCCCTGCTCGGCAAGCTGACGGCAGTGCTGGCCACGCCGTTTGCCAGGGGGGCGCTGAAAGCGTTGATCGGCCTCGACGAGCGCGCGGCAGCCACGCAGCAGGTGCGCAGTGCGTTCTGGAACGCGCGTTTTGAAGCCGCCGGGATCATCGTCGAGCGCGCCATCCAGCGCGGCGAGCTGCCGTCAGAGACAAACGCCCGACATCTGCTGGAGTTCGCCGCGGCACCGTTGTTTTACCGCACCCTGATCACGGGTGAAGCCACCGTCGAGGCAGATATTGACCGCCTGGCTCGCCAGGCCTGCCTGGCATTTGGCCGGCAACCCGCCAGAAAGCCTTGA
- a CDS encoding peptidylprolyl isomerase, which produces MQRLARLGLVAALCGAALAAPAAHASTSYQLRQAGLAARTNGTPLAAGSLALMWRHSRLRDADISQADVLAAMISNRLMADYARSHYAPGQLFDGARVAFSSDTENEMQTVALLRSVHGKALDQAVRALPGGNLNGVVGERAALDAAYLDGVLGPLDKRLLLDFAFTAGQRAAAQQAVLLQYQLPGGSRGAVTLLDVYARQNVQGRVEIQQRNVDFIGQQARAVLANRFVLDWAERTLGARVLEDVRAALDDQAQVKALQAQYGIGADMHAPQPLLKALADKVTQAEIRTYYDSHKDEFRRIEKVKARHVRVASEAAAQRVYQEAAGGADFAELARARSIAGDRAQGGDLGWIEHTERAGWLAQLAMLQPPGVVGQPVRSPVGPNEAAYWEIMLVERRIEGYQPPGDDSVRYAASQAIAQRKAVAAYGALREQLAREARVEISPDYAPAAAPGPGRTRRSSK; this is translated from the coding sequence ATGCAGCGACTCGCCAGACTCGGCCTGGTCGCGGCACTCTGTGGGGCGGCCCTGGCCGCCCCCGCAGCGCATGCCAGCACCAGCTATCAACTCAGGCAGGCGGGCCTCGCCGCCCGCACCAACGGCACACCGCTGGCCGCCGGCAGCCTGGCGCTGATGTGGCGCCACTCGCGCCTGCGCGATGCCGACATCAGCCAGGCGGACGTGCTCGCCGCGATGATCTCCAACCGCCTGATGGCCGACTACGCGCGCAGCCACTACGCGCCCGGGCAACTGTTTGACGGAGCCCGCGTCGCGTTCAGCAGCGATACCGAGAACGAGATGCAGACTGTCGCGCTGCTGCGCAGCGTGCACGGCAAGGCGCTCGACCAGGCGGTCAGGGCCTTGCCCGGCGGCAATCTGAACGGCGTCGTCGGCGAGCGTGCGGCGCTCGATGCCGCCTATCTCGATGGCGTGCTCGGCCCGCTGGACAAGCGGCTGCTGCTGGATTTTGCCTTCACCGCCGGCCAGCGCGCCGCCGCGCAGCAGGCTGTGCTGCTGCAATACCAGCTGCCGGGCGGCAGTCGCGGCGCGGTGACGCTGCTCGATGTCTATGCACGGCAGAACGTGCAGGGACGTGTGGAAATCCAGCAGCGCAACGTCGATTTCATCGGCCAGCAGGCCAGGGCCGTGCTGGCCAACCGTTTCGTGCTCGACTGGGCGGAACGCACGCTCGGCGCCCGTGTGCTCGAGGATGTGCGCGCCGCGCTCGACGACCAGGCCCAGGTCAAGGCGCTGCAGGCGCAATACGGCATCGGCGCGGACATGCACGCGCCGCAGCCGCTGCTCAAGGCGCTGGCGGACAAGGTGACGCAGGCCGAAATCCGCACCTATTACGACAGTCACAAGGACGAATTCCGCCGCATCGAAAAGGTGAAGGCGCGCCATGTGCGCGTCGCCAGCGAGGCCGCCGCCCAGCGTGTCTATCAGGAAGCCGCCGGCGGCGCCGATTTCGCCGAGCTGGCGCGGGCCCGGTCGATCGCCGGCGACCGCGCGCAGGGCGGCGATCTCGGCTGGATCGAGCACACCGAGCGCGCCGGCTGGCTGGCCCAGCTGGCCATGCTGCAGCCGCCCGGCGTGGTCGGCCAGCCGGTGCGCAGCCCGGTCGGGCCGAACGAGGCCGCATATTGGGAAATCATGCTGGTCGAGCGCCGCATTGAGGGCTACCAGCCGCCCGGTGACGACAGCGTGCGTTACGCCGCGAGCCAGGCCATTGCCCAACGCAAGGCGGTGGCCGCCTATGGCGCGCTGCGCGAGCAGTTGGCACGCGAGGCCCGCGTCGAGATCAGCCCCGACTATGCGCCGGCCGCGGCACCGGGCCCGGGCCGCACGCGCAGGAGCAGCAAGTGA
- a CDS encoding Tex family protein, which translates to MLKSIPQRLADELAAREAQVAAAIALLDEGATVPFIARYRKEVTGGLDDTQLRTLEERLRYMRELEDRRVAVLKSIDEQGKLTPELQAEIMLADNKTRLEDLYLPYKQKRRTKAQIAREAGLAPLAEGLLADPTLDPEATAAAYIDADKGVADTKAALDGARQILMEQFAEDAELLGRLRDHLWQHGVVWSAVVEGKNEEGAKFADYFEYNEQIRAIPSHRALALFRGRNEGILAVTLRLADEDPNAPRSTTPNACETMVASRFNVKDVGRAADRWLADTVRMAWRVKIFLHLELELMNQVREAAETEAIKVFAMNLKDLLLAAPAGPKATIGLDPGLRTGVKVAVVDKTGKLVDTATIYPHVPRNDWDQSIAVIAALAAKHKAELISIGNGTASRETDKLVLDLFKRHPELKLQKLVVSEAGASVYSASELAAREFPELDVSLRGAVSIARRLQDPLAELVKIEPKAIGVGQYQHDVNQTDMARTLGAVVEDCVNAVGVDVNMASVPLLTRVSGLTTSLASSIVAYRDANGAFKTRDDLKKVPRLGDKTFEQAAGFLRIMHGDNPLDRSSVHPEAYPVVERIIAKCGRQIDSVIGDSGFLKKLNPAEFTDEKFGLPTVRDILAELDKPGRDPRPEFKTAEFKEGVEDINDLKLDMILEGVVTNVTNFGAFVDIGVHQDGLVHISALSDKFVKDPREVVKAGDVVKVKVLEVDAKRKRIALTMRLADKAREHGSGDIGRASASNRERQAVSRVNRDAAPQGNSAMAAAFAKLKR; encoded by the coding sequence ATGCTCAAGAGTATTCCCCAACGCCTCGCCGACGAGCTCGCCGCGCGCGAGGCGCAAGTCGCTGCCGCCATTGCCCTGCTCGACGAGGGCGCCACAGTCCCCTTCATCGCCCGCTACCGCAAGGAAGTGACCGGCGGCCTCGACGACACCCAGCTGCGCACGCTGGAAGAGCGCCTGCGCTACATGCGCGAGCTCGAAGACCGCCGCGTGGCGGTGCTGAAGTCGATCGACGAGCAGGGCAAGCTCACGCCCGAGCTGCAGGCCGAGATCATGCTGGCCGACAACAAGACGCGCCTCGAAGACCTCTACCTGCCGTACAAGCAAAAGCGCCGCACCAAGGCGCAGATCGCCCGCGAGGCTGGCCTCGCGCCGCTCGCAGAAGGCTTGCTGGCCGACCCGACGCTCGATCCGGAAGCCACGGCTGCAGCGTATATCGACGCCGACAAGGGCGTCGCCGACACCAAGGCCGCGCTCGACGGCGCGCGCCAGATCCTGATGGAACAGTTCGCCGAAGACGCCGAGCTGCTCGGCCGCCTGCGCGACCACCTGTGGCAGCACGGCGTGGTCTGGTCCGCCGTGGTCGAGGGCAAGAACGAAGAGGGCGCCAAGTTCGCCGACTATTTCGAGTACAACGAGCAGATCCGGGCGATCCCTTCCCATCGGGCTTTGGCGCTGTTCCGTGGCCGCAACGAGGGTATCCTCGCCGTCACGCTGCGGCTCGCTGACGAAGACCCGAACGCACCGCGCTCGACCACGCCGAACGCCTGCGAAACGATGGTTGCCAGCCGTTTCAATGTGAAGGACGTGGGCCGTGCCGCCGACCGCTGGCTGGCCGACACCGTGCGCATGGCCTGGCGCGTGAAGATCTTCCTGCACCTTGAGCTGGAGCTGATGAACCAGGTGCGCGAAGCCGCCGAGACCGAGGCCATCAAGGTGTTCGCGATGAACCTGAAAGACCTGTTGCTGGCCGCGCCGGCCGGCCCGAAGGCGACGATCGGCCTCGACCCGGGGCTGCGCACCGGCGTCAAGGTCGCCGTGGTCGACAAGACCGGCAAGCTGGTCGACACCGCCACGATCTACCCGCACGTGCCGCGCAACGACTGGGACCAGTCAATCGCCGTGATCGCCGCGCTGGCAGCGAAGCACAAGGCCGAGCTGATCAGCATCGGCAACGGCACCGCCAGCCGCGAGACGGACAAGCTGGTGCTGGATCTGTTCAAGCGCCACCCGGAGCTGAAGCTGCAAAAGCTGGTGGTGTCGGAAGCCGGCGCCTCGGTCTATTCGGCCTCTGAACTCGCCGCGCGCGAATTCCCCGAGCTCGACGTCAGCCTGCGCGGCGCCGTCTCGATCGCCCGCCGCCTGCAAGACCCGCTGGCCGAGCTGGTGAAGATCGAGCCCAAGGCCATCGGCGTCGGCCAGTACCAGCACGACGTCAACCAGACCGACATGGCGCGCACGCTCGGTGCCGTGGTCGAAGACTGTGTGAACGCCGTCGGCGTCGACGTCAATATGGCCTCGGTGCCGCTGCTGACGCGGGTTTCCGGCCTCACCACCAGCCTGGCTTCCAGCATCGTTGCCTACCGCGACGCCAACGGCGCGTTCAAGACTCGCGACGACCTGAAGAAAGTCCCGCGCCTGGGCGACAAGACCTTCGAACAGGCTGCCGGCTTCCTGCGCATCATGCACGGCGACAACCCGCTCGACCGCTCCAGCGTTCACCCGGAAGCCTACCCGGTGGTCGAGCGCATCATCGCCAAGTGCGGCCGCCAGATCGACAGCGTGATCGGCGACAGCGGCTTCCTGAAGAAGCTCAACCCGGCCGAATTCACCGACGAGAAATTCGGCCTGCCGACGGTCAGGGACATCCTCGCCGAACTCGACAAACCCGGCCGCGACCCGCGCCCAGAGTTCAAGACCGCCGAGTTCAAGGAAGGTGTCGAGGACATCAATGACCTCAAGCTGGACATGATTCTCGAAGGCGTGGTCACCAACGTCACAAATTTTGGCGCCTTCGTCGACATCGGCGTGCATCAGGACGGCCTCGTGCACATCTCCGCGCTGTCCGACAAGTTCGTCAAGGACCCGCGCGAAGTGGTCAAGGCCGGCGACGTGGTCAAGGTGAAGGTGCTGGAGGTCGACGCCAAGCGCAAACGCATCGCGCTGACCATGCGCCTCGCCGACAAGGCGCGCGAACACGGCAGCGGCGACATCGGCCGTGCGTCGGCGTCAAACCGGGAGCGTCAGGCAGTCAGCCGCGTCAATCGCGATGCGGCGCCGCAAGGCAACTCGGCCATGGCCGCGGCCTTCGCCAAGCTCAAGCGCTGA
- a CDS encoding triacylglycerol lipase, with translation MKRMLSLAAIGLAGALTLAQPAAATGYTQTRYPIVLVHGLFGWDNLLGIDYWYGIPSALTSDGARVYVAQVSAANSSEVRGEQLLAEVKQILAITGAKKVNLIGHSHGGPTIRYVASVRPDLVASATSVGGVNKGSAVADAIRGTLPAGSLSESVVASIVNAFASLMGLLSSDGGAPQNSVAALNSLTTAGSLAFNAKYPQGVPTTACGEGAYSANGVNYYSWSGGSQYTNFFDVLDPALVLTSLAFKGATNDGLVASCSSHLGRVIRDNYSMNHLDEINQFFGLVDIFETSPVTLYRQQANRLKNAGL, from the coding sequence ATGAAACGCATGTTGTCGCTGGCAGCCATCGGGCTGGCCGGCGCGCTGACGCTTGCTCAGCCCGCCGCCGCCACCGGTTATACGCAAACCCGATACCCGATCGTGCTGGTCCATGGCCTGTTCGGTTGGGATAACCTACTCGGCATCGATTACTGGTATGGCATCCCTTCGGCGCTCACCAGCGACGGGGCCCGCGTCTACGTCGCACAGGTGTCGGCCGCCAACAGCTCGGAGGTGCGCGGCGAGCAGTTGCTGGCCGAGGTGAAGCAGATTCTTGCCATCACCGGCGCCAAGAAAGTCAACCTGATCGGCCACAGCCACGGCGGGCCGACCATCCGCTACGTCGCGTCGGTGCGCCCCGATCTGGTCGCCTCGGCCACCAGCGTAGGCGGCGTCAACAAGGGCTCGGCCGTGGCCGATGCGATCCGCGGCACACTGCCGGCGGGCTCGCTGTCGGAAAGCGTGGTCGCCAGCATCGTCAACGCCTTTGCCTCGCTGATGGGCTTGCTGTCGAGCGATGGCGGTGCGCCGCAGAACTCGGTCGCGGCGCTCAATTCGCTCACCACGGCGGGCTCGCTGGCCTTCAACGCCAAGTATCCGCAAGGTGTGCCGACCACGGCCTGCGGCGAAGGCGCCTATTCGGCCAATGGCGTGAACTACTACTCGTGGAGCGGCGGCAGCCAGTACACGAATTTCTTCGACGTGCTCGACCCGGCCCTCGTGCTGACCTCGCTTGCGTTCAAGGGCGCCACCAACGATGGCCTCGTGGCGTCGTGCTCGAGCCACCTGGGCCGCGTCATCCGCGACAACTACAGCATGAACCACCTGGACGAGATCAATCAGTTCTTCGGCCTCGTCGACATCTTCGAGACCAGCCCGGTCACGCTGTACCGGCAACAGGCCAACCGCCTGAAGAACGCCGGCCTGTAA